A single region of the Flammeovirga agarivorans genome encodes:
- a CDS encoding PD40 domain-containing protein, protein MLLYIEYPNDESGKGNIYETKVKKGRWQKPKKLNSKINSSYEEKGAFIANNGTTIYFASNRPGGYGGFDIYKAIRVGKDDWSKPINLGSTINSENDEIFPFLHNDNKTLYYSTNGELSMGGYDIVVSLKEGASWVTPTNLGTDVNSPFNEYQFSQIPSKRYSYFTSDRQDAHSVGGKDIYTVFKPVHKMKRAIVTGNFKVMKNDVSVPISLVVKDNSNTTYKKYVYDPSPEQGKFFMILPPGKNYTITIVYDDVELYNVTIDLPKDTYRYQLDKELTLEDISVFNKVVGFDIVPSETHFEITTFDDLKEKKEEEATDARYDALLMLMEMIVDRTDKEGLASLNALDDPTFDAIALDNSSSSNSPDPYYTPLLDLIEKAFNEANPDLLTSLDSVRGDIGDKIVKLPSDYLNDDIMVEERYYFPEEEFDISTENKSSLNELVSFLKSRDNVMLDIVWFSKEEEQSISSIDQINEMRMNSILNYLSAKGIARWQYKIKKEKYKTSADNSCIMLSVRIK, encoded by the coding sequence ATGCTTTTGTATATAGAATATCCAAATGATGAAAGTGGCAAAGGAAATATTTATGAAACTAAAGTCAAAAAAGGGCGCTGGCAAAAACCTAAGAAATTAAATAGCAAAATAAATTCCTCATACGAAGAAAAAGGAGCATTTATAGCTAATAATGGAACGACCATCTATTTTGCATCCAACAGACCTGGTGGATATGGTGGTTTTGATATTTACAAAGCTATTCGAGTTGGAAAAGACGATTGGTCAAAACCTATTAATTTAGGTTCAACAATTAATAGTGAAAATGATGAAATCTTCCCATTCTTACATAACGATAATAAGACCCTGTATTACAGTACAAATGGAGAACTTTCCATGGGTGGTTATGATATTGTCGTTTCTTTAAAAGAAGGAGCTTCATGGGTAACTCCTACTAATTTAGGCACCGACGTTAATAGCCCATTCAATGAATATCAATTTTCGCAGATACCAAGTAAGCGTTATTCATATTTTACATCAGATCGCCAAGATGCACACTCTGTAGGCGGAAAAGATATTTACACTGTGTTCAAACCTGTTCATAAAATGAAAAGAGCCATTGTTACTGGTAATTTCAAAGTAATGAAAAATGATGTCAGTGTTCCTATTTCTTTAGTCGTAAAAGACAATTCCAATACTACTTACAAGAAATACGTTTATGATCCATCTCCTGAACAAGGTAAGTTCTTTATGATACTTCCTCCAGGAAAAAACTATACCATTACAATAGTTTATGATGATGTAGAATTATACAATGTAACCATAGATCTTCCAAAAGATACTTACAGATATCAACTAGACAAAGAACTCACTTTAGAAGATATCTCAGTATTTAATAAAGTAGTTGGCTTTGACATTGTCCCTTCAGAAACTCACTTTGAAATCACCACTTTTGATGATCTTAAAGAGAAAAAGGAAGAAGAAGCAACAGATGCTCGTTATGATGCATTATTGATGCTTATGGAAATGATTGTAGACCGAACTGATAAAGAAGGATTGGCATCATTAAACGCACTTGATGACCCTACTTTTGATGCTATAGCATTGGACAATAGTTCTTCTTCGAATAGTCCCGACCCCTATTACACACCTTTATTAGATCTTATTGAGAAAGCATTTAATGAGGCAAATCCTGATCTTCTAACATCTTTAGATAGTGTTAGAGGTGATATAGGTGATAAAATCGTAAAACTACCTTCTGATTATCTAAATGATGATATTATGGTAGAAGAACGATACTATTTCCCCGAAGAAGAATTTGATATTTCAACAGAAAATAAATCTAGCTTAAATGAATTGGTCTCTTTCTTAAAATCACGAGATAATGTAATGTTAGACATTGTGTGGTTTAGCAAAGAAGAAGAACAAAGTATCAGTAGTATCGATCAGATAAATGAAATGAGGATGAATTCTATTCTAAATTATTTATCTGCTAAAGGTATAGCTAGGTGGCAATATAAAATCAAAAAAGAAAAATATAAGACATCGGCTGATAATTCATGTATCATGCTTTCAGTAAGAATAAAATAG
- a CDS encoding YfiR family protein codes for MNSQKQNISPLIKAIIIGCCLFFLNPIKSNAQFDEYERKAAMINTFAKFVNWPSQAFKENNKLVLGILGDDPFGEVIDNMFRNRYVNGRAWEIRRGQSIKDLKGSHIVFMTQGYSNDEVKSLLGEIYEKNNSFVLTIGDNIPNFCKNGGIINLTPNGLYTLNIVSANKAQLTIDVKLLNLASDIIPYDPD; via the coding sequence TTGAACTCACAAAAACAGAACATATCGCCCCTTATTAAAGCCATTATTATTGGTTGTTGTCTGTTCTTTCTTAACCCCATCAAATCCAATGCTCAGTTTGATGAATACGAAAGAAAAGCTGCAATGATCAATACATTTGCAAAATTTGTCAATTGGCCATCACAAGCCTTTAAAGAAAATAATAAACTTGTTTTAGGTATTTTAGGTGATGACCCATTTGGTGAAGTTATTGATAACATGTTTAGAAATAGATATGTAAATGGCAGAGCATGGGAAATTAGACGAGGGCAAAGTATTAAAGACCTAAAAGGGTCACATATTGTATTTATGACTCAAGGTTATTCCAATGATGAAGTAAAATCGTTATTGGGTGAAATCTATGAAAAGAACAACTCCTTTGTGTTGACCATTGGTGATAATATTCCTAACTTCTGTAAAAATGGAGGTATTATCAACCTGACTCCAAATGGGTTGTATACATTAAATATTGTGTCTGCAAATAAAGCACAATTAACCATTGATGTAAAACTTCTTAACCTTGCTAGTGATATAATACCATATGACCCAGATTAA
- a CDS encoding HAMP domain-containing hybrid sensor histidine kinase/response regulator, which translates to MTQIKTIFQQSLRVKLISIILLVSLLASSLSTILFCAYDFQQYKEKFINDTKRLAKLIGDNNDASVELQQVNAAQNNLTELLFNNSHILTGVIFDKEQRLFAYYNQSAVKIAQTDSIESIRSILLDKDWQLSHADFIPSYTQNETNFSLIDNHLDIYVSTFDENGRINTVFLRSDLETIHERITTYIIMFIVIVGLVVFLVSFLSLPFQRSISKPILELEKKANIISKKKDFSIRIEEKRQDEIGLLINAFNEMLSKIEAQNESLISAKDVAETSARAKQEFLANMSHEIRTPINGVMGMADLLQDTPLSSDQSQLLKVLKGSADHLLVVINDILDISKIESGKLTLEYKKIDLFELMDNILASHKPQTDQKGLNSILDISQKVPQYVIGDPVRLKQILINLYSNAIKFTFEGSIIITVRCLEEIDGQIKLQFSVKDSGIGIEQSKIDQIFDSFTQASNATTRKFGGTGLGLSISKQLVEIQGGTMQVESKPNFGSTFYFDITFKKYIEQETQKTVVPSPKVIDETPILSNRTKKILLVEDNEVNQMLVLRLLKKWGYATEVADNGLIALDKLKADTFDLILMDVHMPEMDGYSATKKIREEFEDPVSSIPIIAMTASALKGEFERCKEAGMDDYISKPFKKDILEEKVRTHTNKN; encoded by the coding sequence ATGACCCAGATTAAAACCATATTTCAGCAGTCATTACGAGTTAAACTGATAAGTATTATCCTATTAGTAAGTTTATTAGCTTCTTCCCTATCAACAATACTTTTCTGTGCTTACGACTTCCAACAATATAAAGAAAAGTTCATCAATGATACAAAACGGCTAGCCAAACTTATTGGTGACAATAATGATGCTTCAGTAGAATTACAGCAGGTAAATGCTGCTCAGAATAACCTTACTGAACTTCTGTTCAACAATTCTCATATTCTAACTGGGGTAATTTTTGATAAAGAGCAACGTCTCTTCGCTTATTATAATCAAAGTGCTGTAAAAATAGCTCAAACTGATTCAATCGAATCCATAAGGTCTATTTTATTAGATAAAGATTGGCAATTATCACATGCCGACTTTATCCCATCATATACTCAAAATGAAACTAACTTCTCTCTAATTGACAATCACTTAGATATTTATGTCAGTACTTTTGATGAAAACGGAAGAATCAACACCGTATTTCTACGTTCTGATTTAGAAACTATACATGAAAGAATTACAACCTACATCATCATGTTTATTGTCATTGTAGGGTTAGTTGTATTTCTGGTATCCTTCTTATCTCTCCCTTTTCAAAGATCAATTTCAAAGCCTATTTTGGAATTAGAGAAAAAGGCGAATATCATTTCCAAGAAAAAAGATTTTTCAATACGAATAGAAGAGAAAAGACAGGATGAAATTGGTCTATTAATCAATGCATTCAATGAGATGCTTTCAAAGATTGAAGCACAAAATGAATCGTTGATTTCGGCAAAAGATGTCGCAGAAACTTCAGCAAGAGCAAAACAAGAATTCTTAGCCAATATGTCTCATGAAATCAGAACACCTATTAATGGTGTAATGGGGATGGCTGATTTATTACAAGACACTCCATTAAGTTCTGATCAAAGTCAATTATTAAAAGTATTAAAAGGCTCAGCGGATCACCTTCTAGTTGTCATTAATGACATTCTGGATATTTCTAAAATTGAATCTGGTAAACTAACATTAGAGTACAAAAAGATTGATTTATTTGAGCTAATGGATAATATTCTTGCCTCACATAAACCTCAAACAGATCAAAAAGGACTCAATAGTATATTAGATATTTCTCAAAAAGTACCACAGTATGTGATTGGTGATCCTGTACGTTTGAAGCAAATTCTCATCAATTTATACTCCAATGCTATAAAGTTTACTTTTGAGGGGAGTATTATTATAACAGTCCGATGTTTAGAAGAAATTGATGGACAAATCAAATTACAATTCTCTGTAAAAGATTCTGGAATCGGTATTGAACAAAGTAAAATAGATCAAATTTTTGATAGTTTTACTCAAGCTTCCAACGCAACAACACGAAAATTTGGAGGAACAGGTTTAGGATTAAGTATCTCAAAACAATTAGTTGAGATTCAAGGTGGTACAATGCAAGTAGAAAGTAAGCCTAATTTTGGTAGTACTTTCTATTTTGATATTACATTCAAAAAATATATTGAACAAGAAACACAAAAGACAGTAGTTCCTTCACCAAAAGTGATTGATGAAACTCCAATTTTATCTAACAGAACAAAAAAGATACTTTTAGTGGAAGATAACGAGGTAAACCAGATGTTGGTTTTACGACTTCTAAAAAAATGGGGATATGCCACTGAAGTAGCAGATAATGGTCTAATTGCTTTAGATAAATTAAAAGCTGATACTTTTGACCTGATATTAATGGATGTTCATATGCCTGAGATGGATGGATATTCGGCAACAAAAAAAATAAGAGAAGAGTTTGAAGATCCAGTATCTTCCATTCCAATTATAGCAATGACCGCCTCTGCTTTAAAAGGTGAATTTGAAAGGTGTAAAGAAGCAGGCATGGATGATTATATCTCAAAACCATTCAAAAAAGATATTCTAGAAGAAAAAGTTAGAACTCACACAAATAAAAATTAA
- the aroQ gene encoding type II 3-dehydroquinate dehydratase codes for MKILILNGPNLNLLGKREPTIYGNTSFEEYFEQLKEIFPNVELEYRQSNHEGSLVDYIHEVGFSYDGIVFNAGAYTHTSVAIADAIAGVETPVIEVHISNVHAREAFRHHSYMAKNCVGTIAGLGLKGYELGVKYFIEK; via the coding sequence ATGAAGATTTTAATACTAAACGGACCAAACCTTAACCTTTTAGGTAAGAGAGAACCAACTATCTACGGCAATACTTCTTTTGAAGAATATTTTGAGCAATTAAAGGAGATTTTTCCTAATGTAGAGCTAGAATACCGACAGTCTAACCACGAAGGGTCTTTAGTAGATTATATTCATGAAGTAGGCTTTTCGTATGATGGAATTGTCTTTAATGCAGGTGCTTACACACATACGTCAGTAGCAATAGCAGATGCGATTGCAGGTGTAGAAACCCCTGTGATTGAAGTGCATATTTCAAATGTTCATGCAAGAGAAGCTTTTAGACACCATAGTTATATGGCCAAAAATTGTGTAGGTACAATTGCTGGTTTAGGTCTTAAAGGTTACGAACTAGGAGTGAAATATTTTATTGAAAAATAA
- a CDS encoding hydroxymethylglutaryl-CoA reductase, which produces MLLKQLYTRGSLNNTDTGISFSLKNRLKDAEIKEILHIKIDGKEVNIDQVFMNTSEEENIPATSINKDNRIDFPLRKVINIEVKGHDSLAIERHELEISVKASPFGNLKFSVNDSIPDPKNQDVRVPRDEMDDFGENIIKKRQEFVSEFTGKPIDHIGKYSIDPHELSGNIEHFTGVAQIPMGFAGPIKVNGEHAIGEFMIPMATTEGTLVASYNRGMKVANMCGGIKVSVVDDAMQRAPVFEFEDARGARDFVQWVKLNFDTIKTEAETTSSIADLVYIDHFLSNKFAFLRFNFKTGDAAGQNMVGRATFAACSWILDQYSGIKNFFLESNFATDKKASQINIMRTRGKRVTAEVTLKKEVLQQYMRVDPEQLDHHSRIAAIGSFLSGVNNTGLHSPNGITAMFIATGQDVANVSESSAGIIYTELTSNGDLYISITIPSLIIATYGGGTGIGTQKESLELLDCYGKGKAHKFAEIVAAVVLAGEISLASAISSSDWVSSHEQYGRNR; this is translated from the coding sequence ATGCTACTCAAGCAGCTTTATACTAGAGGTAGCTTAAACAACACTGACACTGGAATTTCATTTTCTTTAAAAAATAGACTTAAAGATGCCGAAATTAAAGAAATTCTCCACATAAAGATAGATGGCAAAGAAGTAAATATCGACCAAGTCTTTATGAACACTTCTGAAGAAGAAAATATCCCTGCCACATCTATTAATAAAGATAATCGTATTGATTTTCCACTGCGTAAGGTAATAAATATTGAAGTAAAAGGACATGATTCATTGGCTATAGAAAGACATGAATTGGAAATTTCTGTAAAGGCATCTCCTTTTGGAAATTTGAAGTTCTCTGTCAATGATTCTATTCCTGACCCAAAAAATCAAGATGTAAGAGTTCCTAGAGATGAAATGGATGATTTTGGTGAGAATATTATCAAAAAACGTCAAGAATTTGTCTCTGAATTTACAGGAAAACCAATAGATCATATTGGCAAGTACTCAATCGATCCACATGAACTAAGTGGCAATATAGAGCACTTCACTGGTGTTGCACAGATACCAATGGGATTTGCAGGTCCTATAAAAGTAAACGGTGAACATGCAATTGGTGAGTTTATGATACCAATGGCCACAACCGAAGGTACTCTAGTTGCATCATACAATAGAGGAATGAAAGTCGCCAATATGTGTGGTGGTATTAAAGTATCCGTTGTTGACGACGCCATGCAAAGGGCTCCAGTGTTTGAATTCGAAGATGCTAGAGGAGCTAGAGATTTTGTGCAATGGGTAAAACTAAATTTTGATACAATCAAAACAGAGGCGGAGACAACTTCTTCAATAGCTGACCTCGTATATATTGACCATTTCTTATCAAATAAGTTTGCCTTTTTACGCTTCAACTTTAAAACTGGTGATGCAGCAGGGCAAAATATGGTAGGTAGAGCTACATTCGCTGCCTGTAGTTGGATATTGGATCAGTATTCTGGAATTAAAAACTTCTTCCTTGAATCTAATTTTGCCACTGATAAAAAAGCTTCTCAGATTAATATCATGAGAACTCGTGGTAAACGAGTAACGGCTGAAGTGACCCTAAAAAAAGAGGTATTACAACAATATATGAGAGTTGACCCTGAACAGCTAGATCACCACTCTAGAATTGCTGCTATTGGCTCTTTCCTTTCTGGAGTCAACAATACAGGTTTACACTCTCCAAATGGCATTACAGCCATGTTTATAGCCACTGGTCAAGATGTTGCCAATGTATCTGAATCCTCAGCAGGAATTATATACACAGAATTAACATCAAATGGAGATTTATATATTTCTATTACTATACCTTCATTAATTATTGCCACATATGGTGGTGGTACTGGTATTGGTACACAGAAAGAATCCCTTGAATTATTAGATTGCTATGGTAAAGGCAAAGCTCATAAATTTGCTGAAATTGTGGCTGCTGTTGTTTTAGCTGGAGAAATCTCGCTTGCGTCTGCTATCTCATCTTCTGATTGGGTAAGCAGTCATGAACAGTACGGAAGAAACCGATAA
- a CDS encoding DNA gyrase/topoisomerase IV subunit A: MENGQNSENNVVHIDGMYQNWFLDYASYVILERAVPSIYDGLKPVQRRILHSMKEMDDGRFNKVANIIGSTMQYHPHGDAAIGDAIVNLGQKELLIETQGNWGDIRTGDSAAAPRYIEARLSKFALEVVFNPKTTDWQLSYDGRKKEPINLPVKFPLLLAQGVEGIAVGLATKIMPHNVKELIKGSIDILKGKKVHIVPDFPTGGLMDSSNYGNGLKGGKIRLRAKIESPDNKTLLIKEIPYTCTTSSLIDSIIKANDQGKIKIKKVIDNTAQHVEIEIQLASGQSPDVTIAALYAFTDCEVSISPNACVIIDDKPVFMGVEDILQRDTDYTVELLETELKIREGELQEKILFSSLEKIFIENRIYRDIEECETWEAVLETIDKGLEPYKPSFYREIKEEDIVRLTEIKIKRISKFDSFKADELLKSLLEDLEEVRYNLANIIDYTINYFTNLLKKYGKDHERKTELTTFDTIQASKVAANNAKLYVNKKEGFIGYNLKKEDGVEEVMDCSDIDDIIVFRATGEYKITKIGDKKFVGKNILHAEVYVKGDERKVYNAVYLDGSTGVTRVKRFQVPSFTRDKEYNVTKGSPKSKVTYFSSNPNGEAEVVGVSLSPNCSAKVKSFEYDFADLEIKGRGSQGNILTKYPVRRVTLKREGVSTLPAIDLWYDEAVGVLNKDENGKYLGKFKDEDRIIIFYEDGEYELTNFEITNRYDAKKVVLIEKFLPYKAISAVHYDTNNRQYYIKRFHIETSTMNKRFKFINEANASRLLLVTTQMSPLVELKYTNGRKREKEQVNLKEFVEVKGWKALGNKIPHDRVTDAKLLSKDDPIEETESQNKEESPKKDDDNNGHDSLRLF; the protein is encoded by the coding sequence GTGGAGAACGGACAAAATTCAGAAAATAATGTAGTTCACATCGATGGTATGTACCAAAACTGGTTCTTAGATTACGCTTCATATGTAATCTTAGAAAGAGCGGTGCCCAGCATTTATGATGGACTGAAGCCTGTACAACGTCGTATCCTTCATTCAATGAAAGAAATGGATGACGGCAGATTTAATAAGGTAGCAAACATTATCGGATCAACGATGCAATACCACCCTCATGGTGATGCTGCAATTGGAGACGCGATAGTCAACTTAGGGCAAAAGGAACTTCTAATTGAAACACAAGGTAACTGGGGGGATATCCGTACGGGGGATAGTGCTGCCGCTCCACGTTATATTGAAGCAAGATTATCCAAATTTGCTCTAGAGGTAGTTTTTAATCCTAAAACTACAGACTGGCAACTTTCTTATGATGGTAGAAAGAAAGAACCTATCAATCTGCCAGTTAAATTCCCTTTATTATTAGCACAAGGTGTTGAAGGTATCGCTGTTGGCTTAGCCACGAAGATTATGCCTCACAATGTTAAAGAGTTAATAAAAGGGTCAATTGATATCCTAAAAGGAAAGAAAGTACATATTGTACCAGATTTTCCAACAGGTGGATTAATGGATAGCTCAAACTATGGGAATGGTTTAAAGGGAGGTAAAATCCGCCTTAGAGCAAAAATAGAATCTCCAGATAATAAGACTTTATTGATCAAAGAGATTCCTTATACATGCACTACTTCCAGTCTAATTGACTCTATTATCAAAGCGAATGATCAGGGTAAGATCAAGATCAAGAAAGTTATTGATAATACAGCTCAGCATGTAGAAATTGAAATTCAACTGGCGAGTGGTCAGTCTCCAGATGTGACTATTGCTGCACTGTATGCATTTACAGATTGTGAAGTGTCTATCTCACCAAATGCTTGTGTTATTATTGATGACAAGCCTGTCTTTATGGGTGTAGAAGATATCCTGCAAAGAGATACAGACTATACCGTAGAGTTACTTGAAACGGAATTAAAGATTAGAGAAGGTGAGCTTCAGGAAAAAATTCTTTTTAGCTCATTAGAGAAAATCTTTATTGAGAATAGAATATACAGAGACATTGAAGAATGTGAAACTTGGGAGGCCGTACTTGAGACCATCGATAAAGGTCTGGAACCTTATAAACCAAGTTTCTACAGAGAGATCAAAGAAGAAGATATTGTTAGACTTACAGAGATTAAAATTAAGAGAATCTCTAAGTTTGATAGTTTTAAAGCAGATGAGTTATTAAAATCTCTTTTAGAAGATCTTGAAGAGGTGAGATATAACCTTGCGAATATTATTGATTACACTATCAACTACTTCACTAACTTGTTGAAGAAGTATGGTAAGGATCATGAAAGAAAAACAGAATTAACTACTTTTGATACTATCCAAGCTTCTAAAGTGGCAGCCAATAATGCCAAGCTTTATGTAAATAAAAAAGAAGGCTTTATCGGTTACAACTTAAAGAAAGAAGATGGGGTAGAAGAAGTAATGGATTGTTCCGATATTGATGATATTATCGTTTTCAGAGCTACTGGTGAATATAAGATTACCAAGATTGGTGATAAGAAGTTCGTTGGTAAGAATATTCTTCATGCTGAAGTTTATGTTAAAGGCGATGAACGTAAGGTCTACAATGCGGTATATTTAGATGGATCTACTGGTGTTACAAGAGTGAAACGTTTCCAAGTTCCAAGCTTTACTAGGGATAAAGAATATAACGTAACTAAAGGGTCTCCTAAATCGAAAGTAACCTATTTCTCTTCAAACCCTAACGGAGAAGCGGAAGTGGTTGGAGTATCATTATCACCAAATTGCTCAGCAAAAGTAAAATCATTTGAGTATGACTTTGCAGATTTAGAAATCAAAGGAAGAGGATCACAAGGTAATATACTGACAAAATATCCTGTACGTAGAGTAACCTTGAAACGCGAAGGTGTTTCTACATTACCTGCTATTGATTTATGGTATGATGAAGCTGTTGGAGTCCTTAATAAAGATGAAAACGGGAAGTATCTTGGTAAATTCAAAGATGAAGATCGTATTATCATTTTCTATGAAGATGGAGAATATGAGTTGACCAACTTTGAAATCACAAATCGATATGATGCGAAGAAGGTAGTTCTAATTGAGAAGTTTTTACCTTACAAAGCAATTTCAGCTGTACATTACGATACAAATAATCGCCAATACTATATTAAACGTTTCCATATAGAGACGTCTACCATGAATAAACGCTTTAAGTTTATCAATGAGGCAAATGCATCAAGATTATTGCTTGTAACAACTCAGATGTCACCATTGGTGGAATTAAAATATACGAATGGTAGAAAGAGAGAAAAAGAACAAGTTAATCTAAAAGAGTTTGTTGAAGTAAAAGGTTGGAAAGCACTAGGTAACAAAATCCCTCATGATAGAGTTACTGATGCGAAGCTTTTAAGCAAAGACGATCCAATCGAAGAAACAGAAAGTCAAAATAAAGAGGAATCTCCTAAAAAGGATGATGATAATAACGGCCATGATTCTCTAAGGTTATTCTAA
- a CDS encoding 2,3,4,5-tetrahydropyridine-2,6-dicarboxylate N-succinyltransferase, translating to MTRQQLIEAAWDDRALLKEQEYIDAVKATVEDLDKGVLRTAEPVEDGWQVNEWVKKAVIMFFPLAEMETIKVGPFEFHDKIPLKGDYADKGVRVVPHAIARYGSFVNKGVIMMPSYVNIGAYVDSGTMVDTWATVGSCAQIGKDVHLSGGVGVGGVLEPVQASPVIIEDGAFVGSRCILVEGVHIGKEAVLGANVTLTASSKIIDVTGDEPVEYKGYVPPRSVVIPGSYTKKFPAGEFSVGCALIIGQRKESTDKKTSLNDALRDNNVSV from the coding sequence ATGACTAGACAACAATTAATCGAAGCAGCATGGGATGACCGTGCTTTGTTAAAAGAACAAGAATATATTGATGCAGTAAAAGCTACTGTTGAAGATCTAGATAAAGGTGTTTTAAGAACTGCTGAACCAGTTGAAGATGGTTGGCAGGTAAACGAATGGGTAAAGAAAGCAGTAATTATGTTTTTCCCATTAGCTGAAATGGAAACTATTAAAGTTGGTCCATTTGAGTTCCATGATAAAATTCCATTAAAAGGAGATTACGCAGATAAAGGTGTTCGTGTTGTACCTCACGCTATTGCTCGTTATGGTTCATTTGTGAACAAAGGAGTAATCATGATGCCTTCTTATGTAAATATTGGTGCTTATGTTGATTCAGGTACAATGGTAGATACTTGGGCAACTGTAGGTAGCTGTGCGCAAATCGGAAAAGATGTTCACCTTTCTGGTGGTGTTGGTGTTGGTGGTGTACTTGAGCCTGTTCAAGCATCTCCAGTAATTATCGAAGATGGTGCTTTCGTTGGTTCAAGATGTATCTTGGTAGAAGGTGTTCATATTGGTAAAGAAGCTGTACTTGGAGCAAACGTTACTTTAACTGCATCATCAAAAATTATTGATGTAACTGGTGACGAGCCTGTAGAATATAAAGGTTATGTTCCTCCAAGATCAGTAGTAATCCCAGGTAGCTATACTAAAAAATTCCCAGCAGGTGAATTCTCAGTAGGCTGTGCTTTGATTATCGGTCAACGTAAAGAAAGTACTGATAAGAAAACATCACTTAACGATGCTTTAAGAGATAATAATGTTTCTGTATAA
- a CDS encoding DUF1269 domain-containing protein → MKNNKRLIVAVYNEEQKAEQEFKLLAKKEKRDELDLCAYTVITKSKDGKTTLHDTEGRDAFWGAIIGGLVGMLVGPIGAIYGAAIFAAEVFAGSVAAGLGVGAIAGWLKSDALDIPNDLLKDIKESISPGTSAIVAVADEDWVDEVKVLLKPTSEMMHCYTFTDEVVEKFEKDWKVLQESKNETV, encoded by the coding sequence ATGAAAAATAATAAAAGATTAATAGTAGCAGTATATAATGAAGAACAAAAAGCAGAGCAAGAATTTAAGCTTTTAGCAAAAAAAGAAAAGCGTGATGAATTAGATCTCTGTGCATATACTGTAATCACAAAATCCAAAGATGGCAAAACAACACTGCATGATACTGAAGGAAGAGATGCATTTTGGGGAGCAATAATTGGCGGTTTAGTAGGTATGTTAGTTGGACCAATTGGTGCAATATATGGAGCTGCTATATTTGCTGCAGAAGTATTTGCAGGTTCTGTTGCAGCCGGTTTAGGTGTAGGAGCTATCGCAGGATGGCTAAAAAGTGACGCTCTAGATATTCCTAATGATTTATTAAAAGATATAAAAGAATCGATTAGTCCGGGAACTTCTGCTATTGTTGCTGTTGCTGATGAAGATTGGGTGGATGAAGTGAAAGTCTTATTAAAACCTACTTCAGAAATGATGCATTGCTATACTTTTACAGATGAGGTAGTTGAGAAATTTGAAAAAGACTGGAAAGTATTACAGGAAAGTAAAAACGAAACAGTATGA